One genomic region from Rosa rugosa chromosome 1, drRosRugo1.1, whole genome shotgun sequence encodes:
- the LOC133726169 gene encoding 14-3-3-like protein A: MSPTDSTREENVYMAKLAEQAERYEEMVEFMEKVAKTVDVEELTVEERNLLSVAYKNVIGARRASWRIISSIEQKEESRGNEDHVSIIKEYRSKIETELSKICDGILNLLESHLIPSASSAESKVFYLKMKGDYHRYLAEFKTGGERKEAAESTLLAYKSAQDIALAELAPTHPIRLGLALNFSVFYYEILNSPDRACNLAKQAFDEAISELDTLGEESYKDSTLIMQLLRDNLTLWTSDITDDAGDEIKEASKRESGEAPAQ, from the exons ATGTCGCCAACTGATTCTACACGCGAGGAGAATGTTTACATGGCCAAGTTGGCTGAGCAAGCTGAGCGTTATGAGGAGATGGTTGAGTTTATGGAGAAGGTCGCAAAGACTGTTGATGTTGAGGAGCTAACTGTGGAGGAAAGAAACCTCCTCTCTGTTGCTTATAAGAATGTCATTGGAGCTAGGAGAGCTTCGTGGAGAATTATCTCTTCCATTGAGCAGAAGGAGGAGAGCAGGGGTAATGAAGATCACGTGTCAATCATCAAGGAGTACAGGAGCAAGATCGAGACTGAACTGAGCAAGATCTGTGATGGGATCTTGAACCTTCTCGAGTCCCACCTTATACCCTCAGCATCATCTGCTGAGTCCAAGGTGTTCTACCTCAAGATGAAAGGTGACTACCATAGGTACCTTGCTGAATTTAAGACTGGAGGTGAAAGAAAGGAAGCAGCTGAGAGCACATTGTTGGCTTACAAATCTGCTCAG GACATTGCTCTGGCTGAGTTGGCTCCAACTCACCCAATAAGGCTGGGACTTGCTCTCAACTTCTCAGTGTTCTACTATGAAATCCTTAACTCACCAGACCGTGCTTGCAATCTGGCTAAACAG GCTTTCGATGAGGCTATTTCTGAACTTGACACACTGGGTGAAGAATCATACAAGGACAGTACTTTGATCATGCAACTCCTCCGAGACAATCTGACACTGTGGACCTCTGACATCACG GATGATGCTGGGGATGAAATCAAGGAAGCATCAAAGCGTGAATCAGGCGAAGCCCCCGCACAGTGA
- the LOC133726170 gene encoding uncharacterized protein LOC133726170, which translates to MVSDTAIITWGSGEDGQLGIGSNEEKDLVCVVTALESRTVRSVVAGSRNSLAICEDGKLFTWGWNQRGTLGHPPESKTENVPSQVKALASVKIVQAAIGGWHCLAVDDQGRAYAWGGNEYGQCGEEPERDTGKPLKRDIVIPQRCAPKLVVRQVAAGGTHSVVLTREGHVWTWGQPWPPGDIKQISTPVRVQGLDAVKLIAVGAFHNLALQEDGTLWAWGNNEYGQLGTGDTQPRSQPIPVHGLSGLTLVDIAAGGWHSTALTDDGEVYGWGRGEHGRLGFGDNDKSSKMVPQKVHLLAGEDIVQVSCGGTHSAALTRDGRIFSYGRGDHGRLGYGWKVTTGQPMEVPIKLPPKNVSDTEAQGHWIAKLIASGGRHTLAIVEWKLDESTES; encoded by the exons ATGGTATCCGATACCGCCATTATCACCTG GGGTTCCGGAGAAGATGGCCAATTGGGAATCGGGAGCAACGAGGAGAAGGACCTTGTGTGCGTTGTCACCGCCCTAGAGTCCCGGACTGTTCGCTCCGTTGTCGCCGGTAGCAGAAACTCTCTCGCCATTTGTGAAGATGGCAAG CTGTTTACATGGGGTTGGAATCAGAGAGGGACTTTGGGGCACCCTCCCGAGAGCAAAACTGAGAACGTTCCTAGCCAAGTTAAAGCTCTTGCCAGTGTTAAAATCGTTCAG GCTGCTATTGGTGGATGGCATTGTTTGGCTGTTGATGATCAAGGCCGCGCTTATGCCTGGG GTGGAAATGAGTATGGACAGTGTGGTGAAGAACCTGAGCGTGACACTGGTAAACCTTTGAAAAGGGACATAGTGATTCCTCAGCGCTGTGCTCCCAAACTTGTAGTTCGCCAG GTAGCTGCTGGGGGCACTCACTCTGTGGTGCTTACACGTGAAGGGCATGTATGGACATGGGGTCAACCATGGCCTCCAGGAGACAT aaaacaaattTCAACACCTGTACGAGTACAAGGTCTTGATGCGGTGAAGCTCATTGCAGTAGGAGCATTTCATAATTTGGCTCTCCAAGAGGATGGCACTTTATGGGCATGGGGTAACAACGAATATGGACAGCTTGGAACAGGGGATACGCAGCCAAGATCACAACCCATTCCTGTCCACGGACTTTCTGGTCTTACTTTG GTGGATATTGCTGCTGGAGGATGGCATTCTACTGCACTAACAGATGATGGAGAG GTGTATGGATGGGGCCGAGGGGAACATGGTAGACTTGGTTTCGGCGATAATGATAAGAGCAGTAAAATGGTCCCGCAAAAGGTTCATCTTTTAGCTGGGGAGGATATCGTTCAG GTGTCTTGTGGAGGCACTCACTCTGCTGCATTAACACGTGATGGGCGCATTTTCTCG TATGGTCGAGGTGACCATGGACGTCTCGGATATGGATGGAAGGTAACAACTGGTCAACCGATGGAAGTCCCCATCAAACTCCCTCCCAAAAATGTCAGTGACACTGAAGCCCAGGGACATTGGATTGCCAAACTTATTGCCTCTGGAGGTCGCCATACTCTGGCAATAGTCGAATGGAAATTAGATGAATCAACTGAATCATAA
- the LOC133726171 gene encoding membrane protein PM19L-like has protein sequence MALGRVGRSFMAPILAVNLVVHLIVVGLAGWSLDKYIDGEQNHPHLGGNTSTNFMLIFALIAGAFGACSVIIGMMHLQAWQHESHAAAASIAIISWAMIALAFGFVCKEVILGGHRGRRLQTLELLIAISLLSQLLYLVLLNAGLFKRRYGPTVV, from the exons ATGGCGCTTGGGAGAGTTGGAAGAAGCTTCATGGCTCCTATTTTAGCAGTCAACCTGGTGGTTCATCTGATCGTGGTTGGATTGGCTGGTTGGTCACTTGATAAGTACATCGACGGCGAACAAAATCACCCAC ATTTGGGAGGGAATACATCGACTAACTTTATGTTAATCTTTGCTCTAATTGCCGGAGCGTTTGGTGCTTGCTCTGTAATTATAGGGATGATGCATCTGCAAGCATGGCAGCACGAAAGTCATGCTGCTGCAGCTTCTATAGCCATTATTTCCTGGGCTATGATAGCCCTGGCTTTCGG TTTTGTATGTAAGGAGGTCATATTAGGGGGACACAGAGGAAGACGATTG CAAACATTGGAACTTTTAATTGCAATATCCCTACTAAGTCAATTGCTGTACTTGGTGCTACTGAATGCTGGGCTGTTCAAGAGGAGATATGGACCAACTGTTGTCTGA
- the LOC133733159 gene encoding UPF0481 protein At3g47200-like codes for MGGSSDIERGEVDESVQVHLEHRGMTVEHWKTTFNTEVLNAKSPLPATCCILKVPEVLRGQKEEAYKPNIVSIGPFHRGAEKFQLVENVKKWYLNCLLWRKETITLDSLIESIKEQEKKARGYYEPCFHLDQSDFIKMLILDGCFLIELFRKKSFVDRQDEDDPIFNVPCMLEYLYHDILLLENQLPWFVLEFFYDLIEGGLTGHRNSLSKLVIDFFKNSVADPNIFSYLNPESDDKILHILYLIRISLVEGLEDPSPQTEASTSDTFKLIRHLPQRIPSATALSEAGVKFEKVKSRPGCILNITFKNGVFTIPHLAIDERTGPLFRNLMAYEQCYHSCFHKITSYAFLMDNLIDTSQDVDLLCEKDIIGTLLSADDASKFFNELYHDATLSEFYYLGLCGEVQQYYKVPWNRWREKLRRDYFGTPWATISFFAAFVLTVLTFLGTIYTILQYHHPS; via the coding sequence ATGGGAGGTAGCAGTGATATAGAAAGGGGTGAAGTGGATGAAAGCGTTCAAGTTCATCTAGAACATAGAGGTATGACTGTTGAACATTGGAAAACAACCTTCAATACAGAGGTTTTGAACGCCAAATCACCTTTGCCTGCTACATGTTGCATCCTCAAAGTTCCCGAGGTGCTACGAGGACAAAAAGAGGAGGCATACAAACCTAACATAGTCTCAATCGGACCATTTCACAGAGGTGCTGAAAAATTTCAACTCGTCGAAAATGTGAAAAAATGGTATTTAAACTGTCTTCTCTGGCGTAAGGAAACAATAACCTTGGATAGCTTGATCGAAAGCATCAAGGAACAGGAAAAAAAAGCCCGAGGTTATTATGAACCATGCTTTCATCTTGACCAAAGTGACTTTATCAAGATGCTTATACTCGATGGTTGTTTCTTGATAGAATTATTTCGGAAGAAATCTTTTGTAGACAGACAAGATGAGGACGACCCCATTTTCAACGTGCCTTGTATGCTCGAATATCTATACCATGATATTCTGTTACTCGAAAATCAGCTGCCTTGGTTTGTGCTCGAGTTTTTCTATGACCTAATTGAGGGTGGTCTGACTGGTCACCGTAATTCCCTCAGTAAATTGGTCATCGACTTCTTCAAAAATTCAGTGGCTGATCCTAACATTTTCAGCTACCTCAATCCCGAGTCTGATGATAAAATTCTTCATATACTTTATCTGATTAGAATTTCCCTCGTTGAAGGACTAGAAGACCCAAGTCCTCAGACGGAGGCGAGTACAAGCGACACATTTAAGTtgatccgccacttgccgcagAGGATACCTAGTGCTACTGCTCTTTCAGAGGCAGGCGTTAAGTTTGAAAAGGTAAAGAGCCGCCCAGGTTGCATATTGAACATAACGTTCAAAAATGGCGTATTCACCATTCCTCATTTGGCTATCGATGAGAGGACAGGTCCTTTGTTCAGGAACCTTATGGCCTACGAGCAGTGCTATCACAGTTGCTTCCATAAGATAACATCCTACGCGTTTTTGATGGATAACCTCATCGATACGAGCCAGGATGTGGATCTTCTATGTGAGAAAGATATAATAGGCACCTTGTTGAGTGCTGATGATGCTTCGAAGTTCTTCAACGAGCTATACCATGACGCCACACTCTCTGAGTTCTACTACTTGGGACTCTGCGGAGAGGTGCAACAATATTACAAAGTACCATGGAACAGGTGGAGAGAGAAATTGAGACGTGATTATTTTGGCACACCATGGGCTACAATCTCCTTTTTTGCAGCTTTTGTCCTCACGGTCCTCACCTTCTTAGGAACCATATACACAATCCTGCAATACCATCATCCCAGTTAA